A stretch of DNA from Aquarana catesbeiana isolate 2022-GZ unplaced genomic scaffold, ASM4218655v1 unanchor229, whole genome shotgun sequence:
cgtggccactcattaaaattagaagaaaagaggttgtttgggtacagcgtcgcacgaccgcgcaattgtcagataaagcgacgcagtgccgtattgcaaaaaaatggcacgGTCATTAAGGGGGCTGATCTTCCTGTCCTTACATGGTTAAATAAGAAATACACCCCATGTTCTATTATGGCTTTTGCTGGACTAAATCCAAAGCAGTGCTATCAGCCCTTCCTGCTGGACTAAAGAATTCCGCCTATACccacccctccctgcctgtctccaACTTTTTCTGCCCTACTTCCAGGTTATACCCATCTTTTTCTGCCTTTCTCCACACCACTCTCTCCACACCTACCCTGaccctctctgtctctccccccacccctccataTTCCTCTTGCTGCCCTTCTCTATCCCACTTCTAGTTTATCCCCATCTCTCTCTGTCCCTCATCCTGCACATCCCCTGCTCCTCCCTGTCCTTCTCCACTGCCTTCTCTCCCCCTTACCACTTTCTGTCCCTTTTCCTACtcctctctctgtccctctgccgcctctccctgtccccctccacaTGCATACATTTCTTTCCTAGCCAAAAATGCTGCTGCTTTGACTCTCAAGAGCCACACTCACACATTGTATAGGGAAAGGACTCtttggagatgtagttctgggttTGTGACATTGCCAGTAGGAACCGACCTCCCTGCAGCTACTCCTGCAAAAAACTTGCAAGTCTGATGATGACATCACATTGAatattaaaggtatttttttttaccaagacaaGGGAAACATTTTTAATATTGGGGATTGGGAGGTTTGGGGGATGAATTTGGGTAATTTTAGACATACAGTTTAGGAAGGCTCAGCTTTGCttctaatcagggcttttttttctcaaacaataggtgctggaacttaaccacggccccacaaaacccctccccctacacacaccctccaaatcacatcaaatagtgggtgtgttcagtcaaatttcatgaaaacagtaggagggtcttaaaggggcattaaataccaggattgaattacatacagagtgcagagctgtcacttgtcaactcagaaaccagacttctgtgtttacaagtgattgtggtgagcaggcaccgaagggtctgagccagaggtggtggaactgagttccaccacctctgagTTCCACCaacttccccctgaaaaaaagccctgcttctaaTGAAAATCAGCTGGGCTGTCAGATGGAAAGTATGCATGGCCAAACTCCCGGGGGAGGGGTCCATGACCCGTCCCGATGGTCCACTGGAAGCTGATGGCAGGAACGACTCCTGTGCTTAGAAAACGGCCGCCTGGGGACACCATGGCTGGTGGAGTTGGTCGGGGCGCCCGGGACTGACGGCCGAGCAGCAAGATCCGTCGCCCAGGGATGACGTCAAGAACTGGGGGGTGTTGGGGGCAATAATACTATTATAATATAGTACTGacttattgaccaggccagaatttggACAGATGGTGACTCTGTGCTATGTTAATGTTAATAAAAGACCGCCTCAAGGGTGGTCAACCTAATTATTAGTTTATGACCACAGATGTCCACGTTATGGGTCATTATCAGTCATTCTGAAGGACAAAaagcagatcaaaggcctaatAGAATTGGCCAATCGAATTGCCTGTCTTTATCACCCATGGGAAGAAAATGTGTATTAGAGGGAAGGTCCTCTTTGGCTAAAGTTTGACAGGAGAAACTGGGTTCTTCTGAAGGTGTCTGAATGTTGCATGAATCTGGTCATCAATATTATCTGTACCTCTGTTGGATTTTCGGAAGTCCTAATAAATGTCATTCTTTGGAAGAACCAATTGCTGTGGGAAATTtcttaaaattaaataataatcatCTACCCACTACTACATCACTACCACCAGTACTCTTGCAGTTCCCACTTCCAGGTACTTCATTTGGGTTGGTGACGCTCCACACAGCCATCCCTTGTCTCTGTATGCCCTGGTTTACAGTATTTAATAAACTCTCATGCTTTTATTGAGGAATGGCATTATAACTCTACTTTGACACAgcacttttttcccattttttgttttttcatcacTGGTTATGAGTATTGGGATTAGCAGTGACCTTTAGTTGATGCATTCTGCTATTTGGATAATGGCTCACGCGCCTGGACATTTGTGTGTTTTTAATGTAACCTCTGAGGAGCAGGCATGCGGGAAGGAAGGGGTTTCATACACCAAAGTAGGAGGTGGTGAAGGGTGAAACAACCTTCTTTGGAACCTGCACACTGAGAATGAGAAATACAGGCACCTGGGAATAGATCCTAGAGGTGGGTATATAGGTATAGAATGTTAAATGGAAGGGAATAGATCCTAGAGGTGTGTATATGGGATAGAAGAATAATTGGAAGGAAGTAAATCCTAGAGGTGTGTATAGGGGATAGAAGGGTAAATGGAAGGAAGTAGATCCTAGAGGTGTGTATAGTGGATAGAAGGGTAAATGGAAGAAGTAGATCCTAGAGGTGTGTATAGGGGATAGAAGGGTAAATGGAAGGAAGTAAATCCTAGAAGTGTGCATAGGGGATAGAAGGGTAAATGGAAGGGGATAGATCCCGGAGGTGTGTATAGGGGTAAATGGAAGGGAATAGATCCTAGAGGTATGTGGATCCGAGGGCTCTGGGACTAAAAAGATGTGGGAATAAAATCCCTGCCCACACTGTTCTGCTGGGACTGGCACTATGACCCCGTGCTCTGTCAGCTGTCTGACACTGTGTAAGAGACCCACTGCTTTCTGAGGGTCCCTGGGTAAGTGGGTTAGAAGGAAACTtgggggaggtgaggagagaaactccaatctgtaacctTCTCTTACAAATTTTGAAGGATGTGGGTACTCTGAGTAAGCCTTTCCCACTGAGAGTGAAAGTGGGAAAGTCTTCCCCCTATCCTTTATATCACTTGGTATCCTTGTCGGCAGACTTCTGGCTGGGGAAGATAAGACCTCCCTTCTGCTTGCCTTTGCCAACCCCCCAACACCTGGTAATGGTACCTTCCTTTTTGTCTCTAAACCGTTTTTTAGACTGGGGGCCtcgcaatttttttcccctgtCCTTCTTAGGTTTAATGGGAAATTTCTTGCCTTTCTCTGTAGACCTAGAAAGGGCCTGATCCAACCCAGTGCCGAAGAGCAGGGAACCCTCAAATGAAAGACCACACAGCCGAGTCTTAGAAGTGctgtccccatcccaggtcttGACCCACAAGGCTCTCCTTGTGGAATTCAAAAGGGCACCAGTCTTAGCAGTTGTACGCACCATCTCCACTGCTGCATTTGCCAGGTAGGCTACTGCCCTACCAATCACCTCTAAAGAGTTCAAGAGGTGTTTGGACTTAGAGGTTCGTGACACATGATCCATTAGTTTGGTGACACACATGTCTGCGTTCCTCGCCACAAAAGCCCAAGCCAAGGCAGGACGCTGCATTGGCTTCCCAGGCCCTGCGCAAGAGGGTCTTAGCTAATCGATCCATCTGGTCCCTAATGTTGCCCGCATCCTCAAATGAGAGGTCAGATTGCTTGGACACCTGGGCCAGGGAAGCATCTAATCTAAGGTGTCTTAAAGAGTCTCACTTCCTCCTTAAAAGGGCACCTACGTTTCCATGTTTTAAACTTCAAAAGTTTTCTTTCAGGCTCCTTCCACTCCCTCAGGATAATATCCTTAAAGGCCTGGTGGATCGGGAGGACCTTGGATTGGGGCTTAACCAAGCCTCTATACATCCTATCTTGTGCGGATAACCTTTGCTGCGGGTTCCTGAATTTCTTCTGATGCATACACTACCCTAAGAAGGCCCTCCATATCATCGTCGGCAAAAATATGTCTGCCTGGTCAggagtcttcctcctcctcctgaccgtTCTCAATGCCCTCATCAGAACCACTCTGATCAGGGGATtcaacctcctcctcctcagaatcctgAGAGGGGAGAGGTCTCAGGGGTTCCAAATGTCTATTTCTGCTACCCTCTGCTCAGTTAGAGGAGGGACCCTCCCGGGGGGAAGAACCCTCTCTACTAGTGTGGGGTTCAGGGTCCCTAGCTTTGAGGGTTGCTTGGAAGGCTTTAAAGGTTGACAGCATCTCCGACTGAACAGAGAGAAAGTCTTTCATTACCTGAGAGGTTTCCTTCCCCGCTAGCTTGTGAATACACTTGTAACAAAAAGGTTTAGAGTGATCCTGTGGTAATTTATCATTACAATATCCGCATCTCTTAGAGCGGGAAGGGGCTTTAGGATGGCTGCCGACCACCTGGGCAGTACCGTCTTCCCCTATAAGAGACACATATGCAAGTTAGAAAGCAATGCCCCCCTGGAGTAAGAGTCGCggtccccctcccccatcattacCCCTGCCAGCTAGGTCGACTCACCCCTTGTGGTCTCCTCTAATGCTGAGGCCGCTGAGGGCCTCTCCTCTATTTCCAtcttttctattctgttgttttattttctattctattttgtactgttttactctattcctttctattctatcccttttttctcatctatttttttctattctgttctattttaccCTATtgtattctgttattttatttcctattcttttctattcctttattttctattctattttatttgtaTTCGGTTTGAAAACAATTCGAAAACTACTAGAATTTCGTACAAAATTCTGATTGGTTATTTTGAATTTGTTTAAAATTTGTTaccattgtaatttggaaattcgaataCATCCCAATTTGTCCAAATTTAAATTCAGTACCAAAGGACCGCACGTTTATTGGTGATATTCCTTTGTAAGTAAACGATTGCTTGGAAATTTTCAAATATACCTGGAGGTTACAAACGTAAAGAATGATTTTTGATTGTTGCAATTAAGTAATGTGACGTTGGACTCTGGAGGATATCGATATTCACTTCCCTTAGggtatatattgtttattttatttgaataTGAAGAGTTACATctgaaaaaaagtcatataaaccACTTTCAGCCAGCAGGTGGCACTCTAAGTAAATACAACTGCCTGTGCTTGTTGATAGCACAACTCTTGTACTGAAATTGGCCACCCTGTTGTTTAGGACTCCCTTTACTCTTTATTCATAAGCAATATCTAGCAATTGATGATTCTACAGAAGAGCAGGGGAGATCAAACTACACTGCAGGGGGAACACATCCAGTAGTGACACACCCCCTTTTCCTCTTTCCTAGCAAGCTATGTCAGTTGTCTTGCAAAGTGTTTGTCTTATATTATGAAGAATGAAAGAGCACTCGTATTTTCTGAGGTGTATATTGTATGAAGGTGTGCTTCTTCCcagtatgagatctctgatgtacagcAAAATATGATTCAGAAAAgaagacatttcctgcactcaaggCAGGAaatgtggcttctcccctgtgtaaaATCTCTGATCTTCAGAAAGTTAagatgtctataaaaaaaaaaaaaaaaaaaaaaaaaaaacaaaaacaaacaattcaCACACTTCAGAACAGGATTACATTTTCGCAGCCAAGTGAGCCCTCTGATGTTTATAAAGAttggccttctgtgaaaaacatttccagcACTGAGGGCATGAAAACGGTTTCTCCCCTCTGTGGGATCTCTGATGTCTACCAACATCCGATTtctgtgcaaaacatttcccgcactcggggcaaGAAAATGGCTTCTCACCCAAGTGAGTCCTCTGGTGTTTGTTAAggctggacttctctgaaaaacatttcccgcactcagagcaggaatacggcttctcccctctgtgagacctctgatgtctatCAAGGTCTGATTTCTGTGCAAAAGATTTCCAGCACTCGGGGCAGGAATATGGCCTCTCCCCGGTGTGAATCCTCTGATGTCTACGAAGAGGTGACTTCtccgaaaaacatttcccacactcaaggcaggaatgcggcttctcacccgtgtgagacttctgatgtgtgttaagatgtttcttctgtaaaaaacatttcccgcactcagggcaggcaTATGGCCtatcccctgtgtgagatctccgaTGCATGTTAAGAATGGACTTCCGTGAAAACCCTTTCCCGCACTCGGTGCAGGAAAAaggcctctcccctgtgtgagatctcaggTGTACCAGAAGGTaggccttccctgaaaaacatttcccgcactcagcgcAGGAAAACGGCTTGTCGCCGATTTGAAACCTCTCTGTGTGAAAATGGGACGTCTCTGAAAAatctttcccgcactcagggcaggaatataaCCTCTCCTTTGTCAGAGAATTGTAGTGAATGGCGAGTTCTGATTTCTGTGAACAATGcccacactcagaacaggtatATAGCTCTTCTGAGCTTTTATGCGCATTAGGACTTAAATCAGAATTCGAATTTTCCCCATAATCAGGATAAGAATTCTTCTCCCCCTTGATTCTAACACCATCCCCCATAATATATAGCCGCTCAGAGGCAGAGGGGTTCAATGGTCTATCCACTCTGTGAAAGCCATCGTTGATAGTTGAGTTCATTGGGTAGGAGAAAAGACAATCtggtgtgatgtcctcatcttccattttacaaactggagataaagtgagacgatCCTTGGAGAGTATCTCGCTGGCGTGTTctgaaaatatacaaaaacaagATCGATCAACATGACAGGGTTAGTTTACTCAAAGAAGTATTACCAGAGGATGAGGAAGCTTGTAAAAAACCTCCAAGAGACACAATGCACTATTTTTCACTGTTCAAATATGTGCTCCTCAATTATTTCCCATTTAAGACCTGAGACTAAGCCCAGACTCATCCACCTGCTTCAGGGAAGAAGGAGCAGAGTAGAAACTGTCAGCTTGTTTTGTTGTAAATGAAGGCAGCTGGACAAGATCGCTGTCATTCACAAAAACCACAAGCTGACAAAACACATGCCAGCTACTACACTAGTCTCTCTCCCAGATAAAGCTGGTGGGCAGGTCTGGGCTGTTTTACAAAAGGAGAATAGTGTATGGCTTGTGTTTTTGTGAAGACAGCAATCTTCTCATTATCTATCATTCAAAAGAACTGCTATACTAGTTTCTCTGGAATAGCTGACAGCTATTTAAGGCCAGAGACTGAACCAGGACACATTGACCAGCTTCAGGGAAAAGGGTGCAGAGTAACAGTAACTGTCAGCTTGTATTGTTGTAAATGATGGCAGCTGGACAAGATCGCtgtcattcacaaaaacacaagctgACAAAACACATGCCTACTACTACTACACTAGCCTCTCTCCTGTATATAGCTGGTGGGCAGGTCTGGGCTCAGTTTTCCAAGAGAGACTAGTGTAATAGCAGGTAGGGTTgcaccgagtacaagtaccaatactttacttcaagtactcgctgataccgatatttttttttaatatgtcatatgacagtgacactaatatgcggcattgatagatggcactgatgaggtggcactaatatgcaccactgatggccactgatgaggcgtaGCCtgtatcagtttttatttatttacttttacaattttatttttacaatgtattttttttatttgtttttacaatgctttctttttttttctgggggggggggggggctttggtgagatatcaggggtcaaacagacccctgacatttccCTTTTgaaacagggaaagggactgaggacacacattcTCCCGTCCCTTTCTAGCAGCCTCAGccacagaggctcctgttcattcataaactgaagcagaggaaACACAGTTtttgatgctcagttatgaatggagaGCCAGTGGTCACTggctctgtgcattcagaaaaggaaggaggcggtaaatgacagatttaccgcctccttcctctgctctccatcttgATAGATCCAGGATGAGGGGGGATCGGAGGAGGACCCGGaaagccagaggaggacacaggggacagtcagtgcagtggtgggggagttacaagcaccgatctccctgtatagctttcaataaagcagctgacagctacgggagggagaggaggagaagcagctgtcagaaaAACTATACAGGGAgctcagtgcttgtaactgcccccaccgccgcaccgatcagcTGACCGGCCCGCCCGCTACGCTAAGGACGCCAGGTGCACTGGCCTCCTGCCGGGAGGTATCGGatcaagcatcagagcatttgcaagtactcgtgcaaatgctcattatcagtattggtgcaaccctaatagcAAGCTTGTGTTTTCGTGAAGACAGCAATCGTCTCACTATCCATCATTCAAAACAACATAAGTCGACAGCTGTTATACTAGTTTCTCTCACTGGAATAGCTGGCGGCTATTTAAGACCAGAAACTGAGCCAAGACACATTGACCTGATTCATTGAAGAGGGAGCAGAGTAGTAACTGTCAGCTTGTATTGTAACTGACGACAGCTGGACAAGATCGCTGTCATTCACAAAAACACACGCCAGCTACTACATTAGTCCCTCTCCTTGATATAGATGGTGGGCAGGTCTGGGCTCAGTTTTTCAAGAGAGACTAGTGTAGTAGATAGCCTGTGTTATTGTGGGCTTGTGTTTTTGTGAAGACAGCAATTGTCTCCATATGCCAACATTCAAAACATCATAAGTGCACAGCTTCTAGACTAGTTTTTCTCCCTTGAATAGCTGGGCGGCTgggtctgggctcagcccttttaCAGTTCGTCTACTGTTAAAGCTGTGCAGTACAAATGTAGTAGCGGAGTAGAGTTGAGGAGGCACAGGGCTGCAGAACAGATAGGGAAGTGGCTGCAGTGCCGGCTGTAGCTCCCCCCCATAGGAAAGCCCACAAAGTGGACCTCACCCTAGGGTGGAGCTACAACCAGCAAAACCTTTTACTGGCCTATTAAAAAGCAGAGATAACAGAATATAATATGGCTCACCTGTGCTGAtatctgtaggagtgtcctcctctttgAATATCCTTGTCATCCAagcctcctccacatgttgctgatcatccctcacatgcgtctcttctacttcaccctcaactttcatgttAAGCAGATCTTCCCCCTAAcccaacagaatggcagaaaataacatcCGGAATTGCCTTATAGCATATATCCCAAAAGagtcccacaatgtaaattcaATAGTGACACCTCATTGACTTGCTGACACAAACACGACAACCCACACAACAGCGATCCTCTCCTTGTGACCCATATAAACATAAAAACGCCACTCTAAGCCCCAGTGTATCAACATGGTGACTCCAGACACTTTTGGGTGCTAGGTTATAACAGGGTGTCCAGGGTGATCAGGCAACCTTTCAAAAGGTGGAGCAGAAGCACACAACAGGACAAATAGGTTTTAGCTTCTCTCCTCCCAAGCCATGCCCCTCTCATGGAGTTAATGGTAGCGTTCTATGATTAAGTCTGCTGTAAGAGGGTGAAACGCATTAGAGGGGCGAGGCTTTGGAGGAGACATGTTGAAGCCTAATTATCATACACTTGATCAGGCAGTTTCCCGGTGTGTGCTTCCTTTTCTCCTTCTGACAAGTGATCTTCTCCTGTTGTTGCTTCATAGCAAACGAGTTACacccatcattggttgctaggatgctggagAGTGCATGCAACATAACAGCCAATAAGGATAGGTGACTGTCTATGTCTTATCAACCAAAGACCAAAGACTCTGTGCGATCCACACATTGTCATTGGTTGCTACGATGCGGGTGGCTGGTTTGCAGGGCATCATTGTGCTAGAATACCGGTGGCTGCCAGAATCCTTCCAACCATGGCCCTGAGGGGGAAGTGAACATTTAGTGGCAATAGAAACAGCATAAAGCACTCACATAAGTGTAGACAGGTAGGCCGCACACACCATAAAGTGCAAaaactttttgtaccaataaaattgaattttttcaactaccGATACTgcatttcattggctgctttaaagccccgttagggggttctcgtataTATTTAGTGGCAATAGTTAGAATGCCATCAAATTCATTACTTTGGGCTTCAGCAGTTGGAGGTTTGGCTGGCAGGCGAACTGGCCAAATTTGAAAGTTGGGTTTGTGTCAAACTTGTGGTCAACCTAACCCAAAGCTCATACCTAGTAGAGTCAACACATagtctccacatgtcagagtgttcaatcattTTATGTTTCAGACCCTCAACTCCACCCACCttatgatggtgagggatggtgtgatcgtCTTCTGTGgagtcctgggaatacagaggacggggacatctctttggtgggttcctggtattaggtggcttcatcatatccttgtgtccttctgaaaactcctccaacgCACCATACTTTCCATCAtgctctttatactcttctttaatacCAACATGAGTATCCCCAATGTTTCCTTTCTggataaataataaaacaataattataaaaatgcctgTGTATAAAGCAAAACTACCAATAATTGttatcatctacctgatgatggtgggggatggtgtgatcttcctgtgtggaatcccgggaatacagaggacggggacatctctctggtgggttcctcaTATTAGGTGACTCCACCATGTTGTCCacgtacagatctttgtgttcttctggAAACTTTGACACTACTACCACATCATCTTCATcgtcctcctcttttatctcttcttcaacatcaactttagaatctctcaggtttccactctaaatatagaaaataaaatgacataatttgtaacaatgcagataatgtacagatcctaatgatactatcagtgattgttcttcatctacctgatgatggtgagggatggtgtgatcttcctgtgtggaatcccaggaatacagaggacggggacatctctctggtgggttcccattactggatccatctgtaggaaacacacacactgactgaatacattgtttctatgtgtttatcagatgatgggggatctaggtggaccctccgtactgctctctcctttacaataaagtctcctcttacccggtgatgtgaggggtggctgattgtccatcatgacgtccttgtagagatccttgtgtccttctaaatactcccactcctccatggagaaatagacagtgacatcctgacaccttataggaacctgacacacacaatgataccgtcaccatccagacacatcccttgtctgttactggataatgtcccagaattcccagcactgctcacctctcctgtcagcagctccatcatcttcttggtgacttctagaatcttcttattGCTTTTTATCTCAGGTGTCAGggagtgaggtggaggcactgtgatggtcaaatgatctccagacttcacaggaggaaaactctgtaTTCAACAAAAACAGTAATATATGtcacattcccagaatcctcctcacctctccggttagGTGTGTGTTTTACTAACTGCTTGcagaccgccccatgtacatttactgcggcagggcggctgctctgtgccagatcacgtacctagtacgtgacccatcacttctgggtctggggcgtgcaccgccggcgacccgctgacccgctcccactgtgattggacacagtgggagccaatcagcgagtctggcagactcgatgtccgccaggacccAACGATGGTCTGGGAAAAAAGCAGACTGGCAGTcttacctatgtaaacaaggcagaccaccgttctgt
This window harbors:
- the LOC141121744 gene encoding uncharacterized protein isoform X2, whose product is MTTPVGMEEDRSHMTERILNLTLEIIYLLIGESFPPVKSGDHLTITVPPPHSLTPEIKSNKKILEVTKKMMELLTGEVPIRCQDVTVYFSMEEWEYLEGHKDLYKDVMMDNQPPLTSPDGSSNGNPPERCPRPLYSWDSTQEDHTIPHHHQSGNLRDSKVDVEEEIKEEDDEDDVVVVSKFPEEHKDLYVDNMVESPNMRNPPERCPRPLYSRDSTQEDHTIPHHHQKGNIGDTHVGIKEEYKEHDGKYGALEEFSEGHKDMMKPPNTRNPPKRCPRPLYSQDSTEDDHTIPHHHKGEDLLNMKVEGEVEETHVRDDQQHVEEAWMTRIFKEEDTPTDISTEHASEILSKDRLTLSPVCKMEDEDITPDCLFSYPMNSTINDGFHRVDRPLNPSASERLYIMGDGVRIKGEKNSYPDYGENSNSDLSPNAHKSSEELYTCSECGHCSQKSELAIHYNSLTKERLYSCPECGKDFSETSHFHTERFQIGDKPFSCAECGKCFSGKAYLLVHLRSHTGERPFSCTECGKGFSRKSILNMHRRSHTGDRPYACPECGKCFLQKKHLNTHQKSHTGEKPHSCLECGKCFSEKSPLRRHQRIHTGERPYSCPECWKSFAQKSDLDRHQRSHRGEKPYSCSECGKCFSEKSSLNKHQRTHLGEKPFSCPECGKCFAQKSDVGRHQRSHRGEKPFSCPQCWKCFSQKANLYKHQRAHLAAKM
- the LOC141121744 gene encoding uncharacterized protein isoform X1, with product MTISVRMEEDWSHMTEKIINLTLEIIYLLTGERFPLMKSGDHMTITVPPCDSLKPERHNMQKILEVTKKMMELLTGEVPIRCQDVTVYFSMEEWEYLEGHKDLYKDFMMDNQPPLTSPDGSSNGNPPERCPRPLYSRDSTQEDHTIPHHHQSGHFREFNIVVKEEYKEEDEEYGVEELSKGHNDLHNDIMMESPNTRNPPERCPRPLYSRDSTQEGHTIPHHHQSGNLRDSKVDVEEEIKEEDDEDDVVVVSKFPEEHKDLYVDNMVESPNMRNPPERCPRPLYSRDSTQEDHTIPHHHQKGNIGDTHVGIKEEYKEHDGKYGALEEFSEGHKDMMKPPNTRNPPKRCPRPLYSQDSTEDDHTIPHHHKGEDLLNMKVEGEVEETHVRDDQQHVEEAWMTRIFKEEDTPTDISTEHASEILSKDRLTLSPVCKMEDEDITPDCLFSYPMNSTINDGFHRVDRPLNPSASERLYIMGDGVRIKGEKNSYPDYGENSNSDLSPNAHKSSEELYTCSECGHCSQKSELAIHYNSLTKERLYSCPECGKDFSETSHFHTERFQIGDKPFSCAECGKCFSGKAYLLVHLRSHTGERPFSCTECGKGFSRKSILNMHRRSHTGDRPYACPECGKCFLQKKHLNTHQKSHTGEKPHSCLECGKCFSEKSPLRRHQRIHTGERPYSCPECWKSFAQKSDLDRHQRSHRGEKPYSCSECGKCFSEKSSLNKHQRTHLGEKPFSCPECGKCFAQKSDVGRHQRSHRGEKPFSCPQCWKCFSQKANLYKHQRAHLAAKM